One stretch of Podospora pseudoanserina strain CBS 124.78 chromosome 4, whole genome shotgun sequence DNA includes these proteins:
- a CDS encoding hypothetical protein (EggNog:ENOG503Q41T; COG:S): MSKRPLSTENSGNTTAESRKRGRIASDGLETSGANISRQGANSEYTVGWICALTTESVAARAFLDEEYGGLEAVAQHDNNSYILGKIGSHNVVIAVLPDAEYGTTSAAAVARDMLHSFPNVRIGLMVGIGGGAPSRKRDIRLGDVIVSSPGGGKGGVFQYDFGKTIQDQTFQETAFLDQPPTVLRAAVSTLKGTYDMKGHQLVADVEMALKKIKKRKNYRKPTPASDRLYRSDVVHPSHSSESCEITCGNDEANLVVRDKRDEEDDDPAIHYGLIASGNQLMKDARIRDKLADEKGVLCFEMEAAGLMNHFPCLVIRGICDYSDSHKNKDWQGYAAMMAAAYAKDLLRQIPSNKVEEERRIGEAVQEGLGCLHQTTNETKAEVETMRRNHHLAEVERWLCPPDASTNFKEARRKWHEGSGLWFLDSPAFNEWKCGSHHLWLHGLAGCGKTVLSATIVDHLQKRNDCIVLQFYFDFNDTSKQKVDGVLRSLVFQLYKLGSSSNELNSLYQSHFDYQRQPDNPSLTKTLHAMMKDSKNIYLVMDALDECTERGELLQWMMEFFNAPDLGHVRMIATGRPDEEFLRRIPGWIGKNNCLQLDKEAVNADIRSYVTAKLEQSPDFLEKELSQDLRERIRNEVGDRADGMWHRFRWAACQLASLAKCMSPRDIETALKTLPRDLNETYQRMLQNIPANLKKDAIRLLQFLVHGKRPLTLHEAVEVIATQTDEEPRGFDLKRRLFRGDDILQYCPSLVSVIDVLAYNGARKELHLAHFSVKEYLLKEGQFGLPLASIVITRTCLTYLTDIEGRWWEIKKRFAMAQYAAMYWMDYAALAERSEDVVQISIKFLQDESTFQRWIQLYQADNMLTRAPGSRQELRLYYACLGGLAAVSRALIDGDADVNAQGGLYGNALQAAANGDHRDVVQLLLDRGADVNAQGGDYGNALQAAVNGGHRDIIQLLLDRGADVNAQGGRYGNALQAASKGGHRDIVQLLLDRGADVNAQGGDYGNALPAASNRGYRDIVQLLLDRGADVNGKGGWYGNALQAASNRGYRDIVQLLLDRGADITALDKNVRYVSWMDDLY, from the exons CGGAATCTGTAGCAGCCCGAGCCTTCCTCGATGAAGAATACGGCGGCCTTGAAGCAGTCGCCCAGCACGACAACAATAGCTATATCTTGGGCAAGATCGGCAGTCACAATGTCGTAATTGCCGTCCTGCCTGATGCAGAATATGGCACAACGTCCGCGGCGGCAGTAGCCCGAGACATGCTTCACAGCTTTCCGAACGTACGCATTGGATTGATGGTCGGCATCGGAGGTGGTGCGCCTAGTCGGAAGCGTGATATCCGACTCGGGGATGTAATAGTCAGCAGTCCCGGTGGCGGGAAAGGCGGCGTATTCCAGTACGACTTTGGCAAGACCATTCAGGATCAGACGTTCCAAGAGACTGCATTCTTGGACCAACCACCCACGGTGCTGCGGGCGGCTGTAAGCACGCTCAAAGGCACATACGATATGAAGGGCCACCAGCTTGTGGCCGATGTGGAAATGGCAttgaagaagatcaagaagcggAAAAATTACAGAAAACCTACTCCAGCAAGCGATAGATTATACAGATCCGACGTTGTACATCCTTCGCACTCGTCTGAAAGCTGCGAGATCACATGCGGTAATGACGAGGCCAACTTGGTGGTCCGAGATAAacgagatgaagaggacgacgatCCCGCAATTCACTACGGCTTAATTGCCAGTGGAAACCAACTGATGAAGGATGCGCGTATCCGGGACAAGTTAGCggatgaaaagggggttCTTTGCTTCGAGATGGAGGCGGCCGGTTTAATGAACCATTTCCCGTGCCTAGTGATCCGCGGGATATGCGACTACTCCGACTCGCACAAGAACAAGGATTGGCAAGGATATGCGGCAATGATGGCAGCGGCCTATGCGAAGGATCTTCTGCGTCAGATCCCGTCTAATAAggtcgaggaagagaggaggattGGCGAA GCAGTCCAAGAGGGCCTGGGATGCCTACACCAGACGACGAATGAGACCAAAGCTGAGGTCGAAACTATGAGACGCAATCATCACCTCGCTGAAGTTGAGAGATGGCTCTGCCCACCCGACGCATCGACTAACTTCAAAGAAGCGAGAAGAAAATGGCACGAAGGGTCTGGGCTATGGTTCCTCGATAGCCCTGCCTTCAATGAGTGGAAGTGTGGATCACATCATCTGTGGCTTCACGGCTTAGCAGGATGTGGCAAAACTGTCCTTAGTGCGACGATAGTGGATCATCTCCAGAAGAGGAACGATTGCATAGTCCTGCAATTCTACTTCGATTTCAACGACACTTCGAAACAGAAGGTGGACGGCGTGTTGCGCTCTCTTGTCTTTCAGCTCTACAAATTAGGATCTAGTTCTAATGAGCTTAACAGCCTATACCAATCCCACTTCGACTACCAGAGACAGCCAGACAATCCAAGTTTAACAAAAACACTCCATGCAATGATGAAGGACTCGAAAAATATTTATCTAGTCATGGATGCACTAGACGAGTGCACAGAGAGAGGGGAACTGCTCCAATGGATGATGGAATTCTTCAACGCGCCCGACCTAGGCCATGTTCGTATGATCGCCACTGGCCGGCCAGATGAAGAGTTTCTGAGACGTATTCCCGGTTGGATAGGTAAAAACAACTGTTTGCAACTCGATAAAGAGGCTGTCAACGCCGACATACGCTCCTATGTCACGGCAAAGCTTGAGCAGAGTCCCGATTTCTTGGAAAAGGAACTGTCTCAGGATCTTCGCGAACGGATTCGGAATGAAGTCGGAGATAGGGCTGACGGGATGTGG CATAGGTTCAGATGGGCAGCATGTCAATTGGCTAGCCTTGCAAAATGTATGAGTCCCAGGGATATCGAAACAGCTCTGAAGACTTTGCCCCGGGATCTCAATGAGACATATCAGCGCATGCTCCAAAACATACCAGCAAACCTTAAGAAGGATGCTATACGTCTCCTACAGTTCCTTGTCCACGGCAAGCGGCCGTTGACGCTACATGAGGCCGTAGAGGTAATAGCCACACAGACGGATGAGGAGCCACGAGGCTTCGACCTAAAGCGCAGGCTTTTTCGCGGTGACGATATTCTACAGTACTGCCCCAGTCTAGTGTCGGTTATTGATGTCTTAGCTTATAACGGGGCTAGAAAAGAGCTCCACCTTGCCCATTTCTCAGTCAAAGAGTATCTTCTGAAGGAAGGGCAGTTTGGTCTACCTCTTGCTAGCATTGTCATTACCAGGACTTGTTTGACATACCTTACTGATATTGAGGGTAGATGGTGGGAAATTAAGAAGAGATTTGCGATGGCGCAATATGCGGCGATGTATTGGATGGACTATGCCGCTTTGGCGGAAAGATCAGAAGACGTTGTTCAAATAAGTATCAAGTTTTTACAGGACGAGTCGACTTTTCAGCGGTGGATTCAGCTGTACCAGGCGGACAATATGCTGACCAGAGCACCGGGTTCTCGACAAGAATTAAGACTCTATTATGCTTGCCTGGGTGGACTTGCAGCAGTCTCAAGAGCCTTGATAGACGGAGACGCCGATGTCAACGCGCAGGGCGGCCTTTACGGTAACGCTCTCCAGGCTGCTGCAAATGGAGACCACCGAGATGTTGTTCAACTTTTGCTGGATAG GGGTGCCGATGTCAACGCACAGGGCGGCGATTACGGTAACGCTCTTCAGGCTGCTGTAAATGGAGGCCACCGAGATATTATTCAACTTTTGCTGGATAGGGGTGCCGATGTCAACGCACAGGGCGGACGTTACGGTAACGCTCTCCAGGCTGCTTCAAAGGGAGGCCACCGAGATATTGTTCAACTTTTGCTGGACAGGGGTGCCGATGTCAACGCACAGGGCGGCGATTACGGTAACGCTCTTCCGGCTGCTTCAAATAGAGGCTACCGAGATATTGTTCAACTTTTGCTGGACAGGGGTGCCGATGTCAACGGAAAGGGTGGCTGGTACGGTAACGCTCTCCAGGCTGCTTCAAATAGAGGCTACCGAGATATTGTTCAACTTTTGCTGGACAGGGGTGCCGATATTACAGCTCTCGATAAAAATGTAAGGTACGTCTCATGGATGGACGACCTCTATTAG
- a CDS encoding hypothetical protein (COG:S; EggNog:ENOG503P83Q) codes for MSRERPRSRVMFYIYPRTVPGYILLWSCYSQPTIEMKTQAIMNFLAGTYSLLNNTQWRNGTQVSDPWGEKPAGLITYTRYGYMSAVMNSMEPDMRPPDIQWPPNTGGSIDDWALIGKTSLSYAGPFSLNTSVPLTKFRGQVLHGPVTTASIPRFVGQIQRRNYTVIEQDGEVYLTISVITTLAGARSEIWWKRIVKG; via the exons ATGTCAAGGGAAAGACCGAGATCCCGAGTGATGTTTTATATCTATCCCCGAACGGTGCCTGGATATATCTTGTTGTGGTCTTGTTactcccaacccaccatcgAAATGAAAACACAGGCAATTATGAACTTTCTCGCGGGAACCTattccctcctcaacaataCCCA ATGGCGAAACGGCACTCAAGTGTCCGACCCGTGGGGTGAGAAGCCAGCCGGCCTGATCACATACACCCGCTACGGTTACATGTCCGCGGTCATGAACTCGATGGAGCCAGACATGCGTCCTCCCGACATCCAATGGCCACCAAATACCGGCGGGAGTATTGATGACTGGGCTTTGATCGGCAAGACCTCGTTATCATATGCGGGGCCGTTTAGTCTCAACACCTCGGTACCATTGACGAAGTTCCGTGGACAGGTCTTGCATGGCCCAGTGACAACGGCAAGCATACCGCGTTTCGTGGGACAAATTCAAAGGCGAAATTACACTGTCATTGAGCAAGATGGGGAGGTGTACTTGACAATCTCTGTGATAACGACTCTGGCGGGGGCCAGATCCGAGAtttggtggaagaggattGTTAAGGGGTAG